The genome window GCCTTCATGCTATTAAATTGGGCTTCAACGACTCAACTCCTCCGTAAAGCCCACAACCTCATTCGACTTGTTATACCCCGAGGGGTTTTTACCATCAAGCCTCTCTCATTTTTTTATCTCTCAACTCATggtcgccttatggtgcccgcgaggattttcaccaataagactcatTTTTATTCATTTTCTCTTTGTATCCATGAACAATGTATTAACCATGATGCAAGAAGATCAAACCCTTATCACACACTTGATTTGGCATCCTCAAAGATTTGATCggaaggtctttctttggaccGTAATGTACGCTTTTAGACAGGGTTAGAAAGAAGGGATGGCATGAATGCTCAAAACAACTTAAGATGAAAGGGTTCAAAATTGtaacttttggaatcagatctTTTACAAAACTAAAATTTCTGCCACAGTGTCTTTGAGTCTagggaattttggatttttattttggtgggATCGAATCTCAAAGTAAGGCttcctacgtatccttaaaaggaatcgGGTCGAACGTAGCTCCAACCTAAAAGTTGTTATGTTTTTGTtggttttttttctttccttctttctttatttctttttcctttccttttttttttattttttttattattcttctttttttcttttcttttttttctctttctttcccttttttcttttgttttctctttttcatTTTCTAACTATATTTCTGATTCCAAAAGAGaggtatgaaagaaaataaattgaGGCTCAAAAGGGCTAGCAAAGGATAAAAGTGTTTGATAGCAGAATGACATGTCTTCATCCTACCTAACTTTGAAAATGTCAAGTACAAAACATGCGATTAAAGATGAGCgaagaaatcatacataacaTCTCTTGACTAcatcagaattgatagccatatccACAACTTTTCCTTCTGTCTGTTAACTACAAAGCACCATATGGCAACACACTTGTCACAACAAACGGCCCCTGCCAGTTTGGGAAaaacttgcctttagcttcagcctgatgtggaaggatgcgtttcaatACTAGCTGGCCCACCTCAAATTTTTTAggacgcaccttcttgttgtatgctcaTGCCATTCTTTTCTAATACAACTGACCATGGCATACTACCGCCAACCTTTTCTCATCAATCAGACTCAATTGCTCTAGATGGAttttgacccactcatcatcatTAATTTCAGTTTCCACGATGATCCGAAGGGATGGGATCTCAACCTCCGTAGGTATAATTGCCTCAGTTCCATATATTAACAAATAATGGGTTGCACCTAATGAAGTGCAAACAGTGGTGTGATAAGCCAGcaaagcaaaaggtaacttttcatgccaCTGCCTAGAACCTTGTACCATcttacgaagtatcttctttatgttcttgttatCAGTTTCAACAGCGTTATTTGCCTTGGAGCGATACAGAGTGGAATTTTGGTGCATCATCTTGAACTATTGCCATACCTCTTTCATCAGAAGACTGTTGAgattagcagcattatctgtgatgATTACCTTTAGAATCCCGAACTGACAAATGATTTTTGAATGAACAAAATATACCACTTTCTTCTAGGTCACGGACTTGAAAGTCACTACTTCCAcaatggccaccagaataaaACTTTTCACATTCGATGCTGTCGGCTTGATTGGTCCAATAACATCTATTCCCCAAGCAACAAAGGGCCAAGGTGCAGACATGGTGTGCAATTCAGATGGCGGAGAATGAATCAAATTACTGTGCACTtagcattggtgacacttgcaaaAAACGTTGATGCAATCtcgttccatggtgagccaataataacctgctcgaatCTTTGCCAAGAAAAACCCGTTCATATATGGCCCGCAAACTCCATAATGTACTTCAGTCATGACAGTTGAAGCTTCTTTAGCATCCACGCACCTTAGCAGTCCCAACTCTGGAGTCCACTTTTACAAGATCTCCCCACTTAAGAAAAATCCACTAGCCAGACACTgaatagttctcttttgatcacATGTCGCATGTACCGGGTATACCTCGGACTTGATGTATTTCGTAATGTCATGGAACAAAGGTTCACCATCAAGTTCTTCTTCAATCACATTACAATAAGCATGCTGATCACGAACTTGGATATGCAGAGGGTCAACGTAAGTCTTATCCGGATGGTGTAGCATTGACGCCAGAGTAGCCAAGGCATCGgcaatctcattatgaatcctgggAATATTCCTGAATTCAGCTGACTTGAAtcgttgacaaagatcatgcagacaTTGTCGATACGGTATGAGCTTCAGATCCTGAGTTtcccattctccctgaatctggtgaaccaacaaatctgaaACTCCTAGAACTAATATTTCCTGAACTCCCATACCTGCAACTAACCTCAAACCCAGAATGCATGCTACGTACTCAACCATGTTGTTGGTGCAATAAAATGGAAGGTGGGTTGTTACAAGGTAGTGTTGCCAtgtttcagaaatgagtacagcccctattccgacacctttcatattagatactccttcaaagaagagtttccaacctggCTTTTCATTATGATCAACCTCGTCAACATATAACACTTCTTCATTGGGAAAATAAGTCTTCAATGGCTCATATTCTTCGTCACCGGATTCTCGACCAAATGGTCGGCCAAGGCTTAGGCTTTCATTGCGGTCGAAGTCACATAGATAATATCAAACTCCATGAGTAAAATCTCCCACTTTACAAGTCTGCCTatgggcataggcttctgaaagatatactttagaggatccatgTGAGAAATGAGGTAAGTAATGTAGGACAAAAGATAATGCTTCTACTTTTATgccacccaagtcagggcgcaacatgtcctttcaagaagagtatacttaacctcataaggagtgaacttcttaCTGAGATAATAGATTGCTTGCTCCTTCTTTCCTGCGATGTCATGTTGACCCACTACGCAGCCAAAAGAATTATCCAGGACTGCCAAATAGAGGATTAAAGGTTTTCCAAGCTCAGGTGGGACATACACAGGTGGGTTTGATAGGTAcctcttgatcttatcaaatgcttctTGACACTCTCAGTCCACTTGACCACAGCATTCTTCTTCAGTAACTTAAAAATGGGCTCACAAGTTGTCATGAGTTGAGAAATAAACATGCTGATGTAGTTTAGTCTTCCAAGCAGGCTCATCACCTCAATTTTATTCTTTGGCGGTGGTAACTCTTGGATGACTTTTATCTTCGACGGATCTAACTCAGTACCGCGTTGACTAACCACGAATCCTAACAGCTTCCTGTACAGGACACTAAATGCACATTTTGCTGGATTAAGCTTGAGGTTATACTTGCGGAGCCTTTCAAAAATAATTCTCAAATCCTTGACATGGTCAGACTacttctttgactttatgatcacatcatccacATAAACCTCAATCTCCAtatgtatcatgtcatgaaatatggtaGTCATCGCCCTCATATAAATTGACCCAACATTCTTCAAATCAAATGGCATTACTCGGTAGCAATATGTTCCTCATGGTGTGATGAACgttgtcttttctgcatcttcctcaTACATCGGGATCTAGTGATATCTCGTgtagcaatccacaaaagacccaATCTCATACTTGGCACAATTATCAATCAGAATGTGAATGTTCGGTAAAGGAAAATCATCCTTTGGGCTTGCCTTGTTAAGATCGCAATAATCAACACATACCCTGCCCataccatccttctttggtagtGGCACAACATTAGCTAACCAAGTAGGATATtgagtgacccgaatgacctttgccccaagttgctttgtgatttcttctttattCTTCACACTCATGTCAGTCTCAAACTTTCATAACTTCTTCTTAACAGGATGGAATACAGGATCAGTTGGCAATTTATGAACTATCAAGTCAGTACTTAAGCTCGGCATATCTTCATACTACCATGCAAAGACATCTTTGTACTCAAACAGTATTTTGATTATTTCCTCCTTGACTTGCGAttccagatgcacacttatctttGTCTCCCTGACATTGTCttgatctcctaaattgattgcttcaCTTTCATTTAAATTAGGCTTTGGTTTCTCTTCAAAATATTTTAGCTCTTCACTTATTTCCTCAAATGCTGCTTTTTCATCATATTTAACTTCCTCATATTTTACTTCTTGGTCCATTATTTCAATATTAGACTGGCGTTTAAGACTTTGCAAAAAAATTCTCATGCATGTCGTGTAATTAGAACCAGTATAAAAAGAAATGTACAAAAGAAAAACGAAAATTAAACACTATTAGGAATAACGGAAAACAGAAAATTGcatttcattgaaaataaaaggatagaagggtttgaaCATCAAAACAAGCGAAAATAAAAATCTGGATTACAATCCTGGAATAACCTAGATAACAGAAAGGAAAACgaagcaaactaccaaaactccttccgggtggggagaggagtagcttcCCAATTGCTAAGCTTTGCATTTGGCCCAACGAGCTACACATCTACGTTACTAGAACCTTCCCCAATTTCTGCTAAATTAACCTAATCAAACAGACTgtggaacctcttgatcagctcttcatCAACATCGATTACAGGTTTCGGGACTGATGATATTAGATGTTTTGCGGCCCTGGCTCAACAAAAGACTTGGAGACATGTGGAACAGGCCTGGGGAGCGACTATACCTTTTGTTCCTACTTTTAGCACTTTTTACGTCCTTCTCTGAAGGCGTGAATCCCAAACTAAATGTACCAAAATTATCACATGGGTACACTGGAAGCACAATACCTGTAGAGATGAACCCAGACCTTTACCCAGCAgaaaaccattcttcaacatttcatttgctaccatgacaGACACTGAGGATAGCCTCGTACCTGGAATGCATTCTGCCTTAGGAATCTTCTCAACAGACACTGTTTCAAAAGTTTGGTGGACCCAAGGTCCTTTATCATCTTCAGCTTCAATAAATGGTACATACAGATCATTATAAGCAGATATGTCctcatcaccgtgcacaactatttccCGCATGTCCCATTCGAACTTTACCATTTAATGCAGAGGAGAAGGGACTGCCTTAGCCGCGTGTATCCAAGGCCTGCCCAACAATAAATTGTAGGAGACAGTCATATCTCGTACTTGAAATTCCATAGTGAACTCAACAGGCCCTATCGACAATTCTAGCATTATATCACCGATAGAATCTTTCCCTCCCCCATCAAAGCCTCGAACACATACACTGTTTATGTGGATTCTTTCGGTGCCAAAGTTTAACTTTTGCAGAGTAGACAAAGGGCAAATATTTGCACTAGAGCCGTTATCAACCAGTACCCTCGAGACAACAGAATTCTCGCACGTCACCATGAGATAAAGAGCTCGGTTGTGTTATGTACATGTGCctcattcaaaatcttcatcagggctttgTGGTGGTCATCTGAATGTATCAGTAAACACAAAAGAGAGATATGAGTCGGTGTTTTCCTTAATTGCTCTATAGTGGAATAGTCTTGTGCTTGTATCTTTTTCATGAACTCttcagcctcttcttcggtgaccgGCTTCTTTACTGAGATTTGTCTATCTTTGAACGGCTTGTCCTTCCTCAATTCTTCTAGGGTAAAACACCTTCCAGAATGAGTCAGTCCTCTAGTCtcattgacttcttcctctacttctttccATTTATACGTCACTATTACTCGTTTGTAGTTCCACGGGACATCCTTTGTATCAACCACTCCCAATTGGGTCACTGTCTTAATAACAACAGGGGTAATGGGATCCCCTTTCACGATTGCAATAGGATTGCTTGGTATCCCTGGCACAACCACTTTCGGCTTTTCCTGACTTGCCCCAACATCCTTCGAAGGCAATTTCACAACCAACATATGTGGCTTCACGTTGATCATGCCTAGTTTCTCTGTCACCCCTTTAACTATCAAGGGCATTGATTTTGTAGAGTTTAGAGCATTAATTTAATTACCTTCACTAGCACGAatcatcatgacagacttggaaGAATTCCCGGACTCCCCATCCTTATGAACCATTTCAAACATGTGTGTCTCTGCATGGGCTggcaaaggattttggttgatgtttggcgcaTCCGGGCTCTGTAAATTTTatttgtatcaataagctcttgTATTGCTCTTTTCAAATGCCAACATTTCTCTATATCATGCCCCggggcatcagaacaatatgcGTACCTCAGAGAATAATCAAGGTTCTTTGGGGCTACATTTGGTATCATTGCCTCAGTCGGCCTCAACACGTCCAATTTCCTCAACCTTTGAAACAAAATGGCGTAGGACTCTCCCAGAGGGGTAAAGGTCTCTTTCCGCTGCTGCCTTTCTTTGGGGGTGGATTTGGTATCTTGCTCgacttgagtccctcttccactatttctcccatctttaccacatcgttAAAGACTTACCCATGGCTGAGATAAAGTTGCCAAAGTAAGTAGGCTTTtgggcttgaagaaagtacttGACCATCTCGTCTTCTTCCATCGGAGAATTGACCCGGGCAGCTTGTTCTCTCCATTTGAGCCCgtattccctaaagctttcattAGGCTTTTTTTTCTATCTTGGTCAGGGACAGGAGATCCGGGACAATGTCTACATTGTACTAAAAG of Nicotiana tomentosiformis chromosome 7, ASM39032v3, whole genome shotgun sequence contains these proteins:
- the LOC138896222 gene encoding uncharacterized protein; the encoded protein is MSVKNKEEITKQLGAKVIRVTQYPTWLANVVPLPKKDGMGRVCVDYCDLNKASPKDDFPLPNIHILIDNCAKKLLGFVVSQRGTELDPSKIKVIQELPPPKNKIEVMSLLGRLNYISMFISQLMTTCEPIFKLLKKNAVVKWTESVKKHLIRSRVGQHDIAGKKEQAIYYLSKKFTPYEIQGEWETQDLKLIPYRQCLHDLCQRFKSAEFRNIPRIHNEIADALATLASMLHHPDKTYVDPLHIQVRDQHAYCNVIEEELDGEPLFHDITKYIKSEFKMMHQNSTLYRSKANNAVETDNKNIKKILRKMVQGSRQWHEKLPFALLAYHTTVCTSLGATHYLLIYGTEAIIPTEVEIPSLRIIVETEINDDEWVKIHLEQLSLIDEKRTNMSNSQAAPTHGDNNHGFHGENDNIAALGIEVPQADLEEAPIANPIDVSSPVALNANLDVEPEGSIHREVRSSGRSTQGGEDGGVSLQLIFEILQAQQAAIAQL